GAACTCACCCTCGGCCGGGCGCTGTCCGGGCGCCGGATTCTGGCCTGAGGGCCAGACGCGCAAGCTTCTCGTGTGCCCGGCTAGGGTCGGGGAGTGATATCGCTGAAGCGGGGGCGTCGACGAGTCCGGGTGATCGCGCTGGTTGTGGCCGCGGTGGCCACGGTCGGTCTGCTGGACACGGTGCGCGCCGAGCCGCTCGCCGCGGCTGCGGAACCCGAGCTGGACTGGACGTCATGTCCCGCCGTCCACGGTGTCCCGGCGAGTGTCCGCTGCGCTGCGGTCGAGGTCCCGCTGGATCACACCAGGCCGAACGGACCCACGATCGAGCTCCTCGTGAGTCGCATTCCCGCGCGGCAACCGTCTCAGCGGCGCGGTGTCCTGATGGGTAATCCGGGAGGTCCCGGCGGCGACGCGATCGCGATGTTCAGTCAGCTGCGTGTGCCGGACGAGGTGCGCGACCAGTGGGATCTCGTCGCGGTGCAGCCGCGGGGTCTGGTGTCGGGTACGCCGCTGAAATGTGCACCGCTCACCGGAACGGAAGCCGAGATCTACACCGCTGCAGGCAAACTCAACCGTGATCGATGTGCACGGCGTACGCCCGGTCTGGGGTCGACACTGACCACGGAGAACACCGCGCGTGACATCGAGGTGGTTCGCCGAAAGCTTGGCGAGACCAAGATCAGTCTGTACGGGATCTCCTACGGGACGTTGCTCTTCGGGACCTACGCGACGCTGTTCCCCCAGCGTGTCGACCGATTGGTCCTCGATTCCGGCTTCGACCCCGGCCTCGTGTGGAACGCTCTCCTCGACGCGCAGACCCCTGGGTACAAGGCTCGCGTCCACGCCATGATGGCGTGGATCGCGCGCCACGACCACATCTACCGCCTGGGGACGACTCCGCTTGCGGTGTACCGGAAATGGAGTGACCGAGTCAGTGCCGAGGCGGGCGTCCCGCCGTCACTGGTCGCACCACCGGCACAGGTCGGGGACGTCCCGCCGGGCCTCCGCGCCGTCGCCGACCAGTACATCGCCGGCACCGACCTCACCGCAGATGCGCGAGCACGGTTCGAGAACTTCGCCGCGACACTGCTGACACCCGGTTCGGTGCAGGCGAATTCGGGGCTGCTGATCCTCACGCAGGCGTTCGCACCTGACCGGAACAGTTGGCCGATCATCGCGATGATGACGGCCGGTACAACCCGGAAG
The sequence above is drawn from the Gordonia rubripertincta genome and encodes:
- a CDS encoding alpha/beta fold hydrolase; the protein is MIALVVAAVATVGLLDTVRAEPLAAAAEPELDWTSCPAVHGVPASVRCAAVEVPLDHTRPNGPTIELLVSRIPARQPSQRRGVLMGNPGGPGGDAIAMFSQLRVPDEVRDQWDLVAVQPRGLVSGTPLKCAPLTGTEAEIYTAAGKLNRDRCARRTPGLGSTLTTENTARDIEVVRRKLGETKISLYGISYGTLLFGTYATLFPQRVDRLVLDSGFDPGLVWNALLDAQTPGYKARVHAMMAWIARHDHIYRLGTTPLAVYRKWSDRVSAEAGVPPSLVAPPAQVGDVPPGLRAVADQYIAGTDLTADARARFENFAATLLTPGSVQANSGLLILTQAFAPDRNSWPIIAMMTAGTTRKLAEPSPAVLEAAAISQDMQGAVLCNENQVLADPSANLAAFIAGYVTADPFEAPGLIYRSGMACAGAAPVTRPIPIRNRGLAVRPLQIQSVGDPQTPYRGSLVMRRQMNSHLITVGGGDHGQLGRANRPLDAAIAEYLRTGRTGVTRVPEAPITAPLTKIPPGLFTGVGVR